CCGATGAGGCGTCGAACCGGACGGTCCGCTGCGTGTAGCCCGGAATATTGCCGTCCAGGGGCAGGAAGGGGATATGGGGCAATAGTTGGATATCCGCGTGGTCGGGGTCGCCATACCACGCCCAGATATAGCCGTAGCGTTCGATGACAGGATAGCTGCCGGAACCGCCGGTGAAGGCGCTGCTGGCGTGGCGCAGGGCTGCCAGCCGTGATGGATGAAACTCTGCCGCTTGAGGTATACCGTTTTCACGCCAGAGAAAATAAGGCTGGGAGTGGATGATCCGGCGGATGGGTCTTGAAGTCACGTCGCGACTGTGCGAGACCGGAAACCAAGTATCGTGCAGATCATAATTGACCGGAGTCCAGTCGGAGGGACGCTTGGTGCGCTGCCCTGCGGCGGTGTCGCTGGTGGATACAGTGTGCATTTTGAATTCTCCTGGCAGCATTCAGACGGCGGCACGTAGGGGGATTAGTGACGAGTCACGTAGCCTTGCCAGATCACGGGAGGGTGCTTCCAGCAGAGCGGCTAGGAGCTTGCCGTCAACCTGAGTGTGCACTCGGAAGGGCGGGCGTTTCATTTTGCGTGCCACCCTCCAGCGCAGCGGTACGTGGCTGACATCACTCTGGGGCAGGAAACCTCGCCAACAGATACTGGTGGTACCGCGTCGGTTGGCCCCCGAGGCAATGAAAACGGTGCACAACGGCGCTTCCTGTTCGGTGAGAAGGTCAACGCGAATGTCGCCTCCGCGCACAGGAACAGACGTACGGACGATCAGGGGATAGTCGACAACGAACTGCGGCGGCAGCACCCTGGTTGACCAGACTGCGCCTCGGTCAAGAATCAGATGGTCATCCTGCAGACGGGGATCGCCCAAAAAGAAGTCAGTCATCTTTACCGCGTCAAAACTGATCAGGCAGTGGGGCCCATCGAGCATTGCGGCAAGATATTCCTCGTGCAGAATACTGATGGTGCCCGCGCCGGTATATTCGCAACCTTCAGGCTGATAAGTTGCCGCAGGCACCGACTCATTCGGCTCACCTTCCCCTAACCAGACGTGAACAAATCCGTTTCGCTCAGCCACAGGGTAGGGTCGCGCCGCATATCGGGCAGGCACTCGTTCATTGGCGTGCAGGTTGGGTATCGTCGTGCAAGCGCCGCTGGCGCCGTCAAATGTCCAGCCATGGTAGCCACACTGGATTCCGCTCTCTATAACGCAGCCAAGGGATAGGGGCACGCGGCGATGGGGGCAGCGGTCTTCCAATGCAAACGCCTGACCTTGCCCATCCCGAAACAGGGCTAGCTCCTCGCCATTGCAGACAACTGCCAGGGGCTTTTCATTGTTTACCGCCTCGGATAAAGCCGAAGCCCACCAAGCGCCATTAACCATCAGGGTTTACCTCGTTATTGTTGTTTTGGTGTTATGTGTGGCCTTCGCCTTGCGGAAAATGCCTGAAAATACTTTAGGCTGGCTCGGCATTTTAATCAAATTAAAATAGACAGATATTTTATAAGTGTTCAAATCTGCGATTTCTTAAGGCATCATGAATTACCCAGTTACCGGAAGCCGTCAGGCGCGGAGAGCCCCAATGCCAACTGTAATTTTCAATTTTTCAGATGATCGTCAACAGGTTGTAGAAGCCGCTGCGGGCCAGACGCTCATGCAGGTTGCGGCCAATCACGGTCTGGAAGGGATCCTGGGTGATTGTGGAGGGGCGTGCCAGTGCGCCACCTGCCACGTTTATATTGACGAGTCGTGGCTGGATCGGTTGCCGGAAATGGATGGCAT
This genomic stretch from Halopseudomonas pelagia harbors:
- a CDS encoding Rieske 2Fe-2S domain-containing protein — encoded protein: MVNGAWWASALSEAVNNEKPLAVVCNGEELALFRDGQGQAFALEDRCPHRRVPLSLGCVIESGIQCGYHGWTFDGASGACTTIPNLHANERVPARYAARPYPVAERNGFVHVWLGEGEPNESVPAATYQPEGCEYTGAGTISILHEEYLAAMLDGPHCLISFDAVKMTDFFLGDPRLQDDHLILDRGAVWSTRVLPPQFVVDYPLIVRTSVPVRGGDIRVDLLTEQEAPLCTVFIASGANRRGTTSICWRGFLPQSDVSHVPLRWRVARKMKRPPFRVHTQVDGKLLAALLEAPSRDLARLRDSSLIPLRAAV
- a CDS encoding 2Fe-2S iron-sulfur cluster-binding protein, whose product is MPTVIFNFSDDRQQVVEAAAGQTLMQVAANHGLEGILGDCGGACQCATCHVYIDESWLDRLPEMDGMEDDMLEGVAAPRLAQSRLGCCVTLQAEHEGMAVTFPPTQI